The Halobacteriovoraceae bacterium genome includes a region encoding these proteins:
- the glmM gene encoding phosphoglucosamine mutase — translation MSRTLFGTDGMRGKANVYPMTAHMAMNLGRAVTQYFKDHIKGKEHPLIILGKDTRLSCYMLEQAFSAGVLSQGGKVVLTGPLPTPAVAFITKSMRANAGVMISASHNPYYDNGIKIFDKNGLKLSDDIEETLEQMILNPECIGIVEGEKLGNAKRLDEVIGRYNVHVKSTFDSSYELSGMKLVIDCAHGASYKVAPMVFSELGARIFSLGVRPNGKNINDKCGALYPQNAALKVIETNSDLGFCFDGDADRLIVCDNKGQVVEGDHLIGLFAKLLLDKGILKQGDEVVGTIMTNLGLEKYLNALGLNLYRAKVGDRYIIERMQECGNVLGGEPSGHIIFSNYSTTGDGLLAALKVIEAIKFYGKSLSDLCGEFKLYPQILKNVNVKEKIPLSDLPTVRKMIVDVENQLGQKSRVLLRYSGTENKLRIMAEGDDEVKVQEAVDKLYELVKSELS, via the coding sequence ATGTCGAGAACATTATTTGGGACAGATGGGATGCGTGGCAAGGCCAATGTCTATCCAATGACCGCACACATGGCCATGAATTTAGGTCGGGCCGTAACACAATATTTTAAGGACCATATTAAAGGAAAAGAACACCCATTGATTATATTAGGTAAAGACACTCGTTTAAGTTGTTATATGCTAGAACAAGCTTTTTCAGCTGGAGTTCTTTCACAGGGGGGAAAAGTTGTACTTACCGGCCCCTTACCAACTCCGGCCGTTGCCTTTATCACAAAATCAATGCGGGCCAATGCTGGGGTGATGATTTCGGCCTCTCATAATCCCTATTATGATAATGGAATAAAAATCTTTGATAAAAATGGACTTAAACTTTCTGATGATATTGAGGAGACACTCGAGCAAATGATTCTCAATCCAGAGTGCATTGGTATTGTTGAGGGGGAGAAACTTGGAAACGCAAAAAGATTAGATGAAGTTATTGGAAGGTATAATGTTCATGTTAAATCAACGTTTGATTCTTCGTATGAACTGAGTGGAATGAAACTCGTTATTGATTGCGCACATGGTGCTTCTTATAAAGTTGCCCCAATGGTTTTCTCAGAACTTGGAGCAAGAATCTTTAGCTTAGGTGTTCGACCAAATGGTAAAAACATTAATGATAAATGTGGGGCCTTGTATCCTCAGAATGCTGCATTAAAAGTGATTGAAACAAATTCTGATTTAGGATTTTGTTTTGATGGGGATGCCGATAGGTTGATCGTTTGTGACAATAAGGGACAAGTTGTTGAGGGAGATCATCTCATCGGTTTATTTGCAAAACTCCTTTTAGATAAGGGAATTTTGAAACAAGGAGATGAAGTTGTAGGTACGATTATGACTAATCTAGGTCTTGAAAAATACTTAAATGCCCTTGGACTTAATTTATATAGAGCAAAAGTTGGTGATAGATATATAATTGAAAGAATGCAAGAGTGTGGAAATGTACTTGGAGGAGAACCATCAGGTCACATTATTTTTTCAAACTATAGTACTACTGGAGATGGTCTACTTGCTGCCCTGAAAGTTATTGAGGCCATTAAATTTTATGGCAAAAGTTTATCAGACTTATGTGGTGAATTTAAATTGTATCCTCAAATACTAAAAAATGTGAACGTTAAAGAAAAAATTCCGCTCTCAGATTTACCAACAGTTCGCAAAATGATTGTTGATGTTGAAAATCAACTTGGCCAAAAAAGTAGGGTATTACTTCGTTATTCAGGAACTGAAAATAAACTTAGAATAATGGCCGAAGGAGATGACGAAGTTAAAGTTCAGGAAGCTGTGGATAAGCTTTATGAATTGGTAAAAAGTGAACTGAGCTAG
- a CDS encoding YbbR-like domain-containing protein has protein sequence MAIKIKLYKRVGLKFISVFTSFLIWFHVINSEPIEQGQQVKFLVYPPKNQAIVSEIPLHLYFTLRGPRAFLNATTLQNQKIIVNLESMEQSSKNNYRIQYNSSMLNLPFGVQVVGMSPPFIDISVDKKIRKLVELKVNTAGKLGKNYEFVNSRVNPDKVWVTGPKKTLKKIKFLESQIVDVTGFQESGKVELDFPDLSETISFESEEKVFFEFKIRPTKSNYRLDKLPIYFLGTQRNFTSEAKFASISVLVPNKDYILKSDQVQIVAEIPDNLHGKARIKLKAKLPKEIHLLQIHPEYIMVNL, from the coding sequence ATGGCCATAAAAATAAAACTTTACAAGAGAGTAGGATTAAAATTTATTTCAGTCTTTACAAGTTTTTTAATATGGTTTCATGTTATAAATTCAGAACCAATCGAACAGGGACAGCAAGTTAAGTTCTTGGTTTATCCTCCTAAAAATCAGGCGATTGTAAGTGAAATACCTCTTCATCTTTACTTCACCTTAAGAGGTCCAAGAGCTTTTTTAAATGCCACTACATTGCAAAACCAAAAAATCATTGTGAATCTAGAGTCTATGGAGCAGAGTAGTAAGAACAATTATCGCATTCAATACAATTCAAGTATGCTTAATTTACCTTTTGGAGTACAAGTCGTAGGCATGAGTCCGCCTTTTATTGACATCTCTGTTGACAAAAAAATCCGAAAATTGGTTGAACTCAAAGTAAATACTGCTGGTAAACTTGGTAAAAATTATGAATTTGTGAATTCTAGAGTAAATCCAGATAAAGTTTGGGTAACAGGGCCTAAAAAAACGCTTAAGAAAATCAAATTTTTAGAATCTCAAATTGTAGATGTCACAGGTTTTCAGGAATCTGGCAAAGTAGAGTTAGATTTTCCTGATTTAAGTGAGACGATAAGTTTTGAATCAGAGGAGAAAGTTTTTTTTGAATTTAAAATACGTCCAACAAAATCAAATTATCGCTTAGATAAGCTTCCGATCTATTTTTTAGGAACACAGCGTAATTTCACTTCTGAAGCGAAATTTGCTTCAATTTCTGTTTTGGTTCCAAACAAGGATTATATTCTCAAAAGCGACCAGGTCCAGATAGTAGCGGAGATTCCTGACAATCTTCACGGAAAGGCCAGAATAAAACTCAAGGCCAAGCTTCCCAAAGAGATTCATCTTTTACAGATTCACCCTGAATATATTATGGTAAACCTATAA
- a CDS encoding NAD(P)H-hydrate dehydratase: MKVLSKQEMITFEQDLFAKGFLSEDDVIENIGFEVSKIIKKKFLKNMSEVIVLMGPGNNGSDGLSIARYLHHFKFDVSVFRMFPDKSPKAHLQKQIKMCEDLGVKFLKDKNMSALNDLLRKPDHKYLIIDSIFGTGSNKPLPKDLQILAKTLNESQHKLIAIDIPSGVDADTGEINQIAFKADTTFTIGFPKIGLFINDGKFHSKHIEVINARFPHYDKLTNINFITEHEMSSVIPKRNPFAHKNNFGHLLIIGGQLEMLGASCLCAQAALRSGVGLVTVAVQKELLHTLQSKLPIEAMCIDLERINESMNFSTIIIGPGLGQNFKSNILLIENILSKFKCPILFDADALNTLSEDNNLWNTLTHYPGEVILTPHVGEFAKLSGLSKDEISKNTLDSINKLKEIDKVNIILKDTATVLIRPKDGIIFVNFCANSALAKGGSGDTLCGILGSLISQFEAKKETYILSDVLSLGVFIHSLAARLAAHKKGEYCMQATDLIAKLPKVFKKLDRNVS, encoded by the coding sequence ATGAAAGTTTTAAGCAAACAGGAAATGATTACTTTTGAACAAGATTTATTTGCTAAAGGTTTTCTAAGCGAAGATGATGTTATAGAAAACATTGGTTTCGAAGTTTCAAAAATTATCAAAAAGAAATTCCTTAAAAATATGAGTGAAGTTATTGTACTCATGGGACCTGGTAATAATGGATCAGATGGATTATCAATTGCAAGATATCTGCATCATTTCAAATTTGATGTGAGTGTTTTTAGAATGTTTCCGGATAAAAGTCCAAAGGCACATTTACAAAAACAAATTAAAATGTGTGAAGACCTGGGAGTTAAATTTTTAAAAGATAAAAACATGAGTGCTCTTAATGATTTATTAAGAAAGCCTGATCATAAATATCTCATTATAGATTCAATATTTGGTACCGGTTCCAATAAACCTCTACCAAAAGATTTGCAAATCTTGGCCAAAACTTTAAACGAAAGTCAGCATAAACTAATTGCCATTGATATTCCATCAGGAGTCGATGCTGATACTGGTGAAATAAATCAAATCGCTTTTAAAGCTGATACAACTTTTACTATTGGATTTCCCAAAATTGGGTTATTTATAAATGATGGAAAATTTCATTCCAAACATATAGAAGTAATAAATGCACGCTTTCCTCATTATGATAAATTAACCAATATCAATTTTATTACAGAACATGAAATGTCTTCAGTGATTCCAAAAAGAAATCCCTTTGCTCATAAAAATAATTTTGGACATCTCCTTATCATTGGAGGGCAACTTGAGATGCTTGGGGCCTCATGCTTGTGCGCTCAGGCCGCTTTAAGAAGTGGAGTAGGTTTAGTAACTGTCGCTGTTCAAAAAGAACTTTTACACACTCTTCAATCAAAACTACCCATAGAGGCGATGTGTATTGATTTAGAACGCATAAACGAATCAATGAATTTTTCAACTATTATTATTGGCCCTGGTTTGGGACAAAATTTTAAATCAAATATTTTGCTTATCGAAAATATTCTTAGCAAATTCAAATGTCCCATACTATTTGATGCTGATGCTCTGAACACTCTTTCTGAAGATAATAATCTTTGGAACACTCTGACTCATTACCCTGGAGAAGTCATCCTAACTCCTCACGTGGGTGAATTTGCAAAACTAAGTGGACTAAGCAAAGATGAAATTTCAAAAAATACACTAGATTCTATAAATAAGTTAAAAGAAATCGATAAGGTAAATATAATTCTCAAAGATACTGCAACTGTGTTGATTCGACCCAAAGATGGAATAATTTTTGTCAATTTTTGTGCAAATAGTGCCTTGGCCAAGGGAGGAAGCGGAGATACATTATGCGGTATTCTTGGATCTCTTATAAGTCAATTTGAGGCCAAAAAGGAAACGTATATTTTATCTGATGTTCTTTCATTGGGAGTATTTATACATTCACTGGCCGCAAGATTGGCCGCACATAAAAAAGGCGAGTATTGCATGCAAGCAACAGATCTAATTGCAAAATTACCAAAGGTTTTTAAGAAACTCGACAGGAACGTCTCATGA
- a CDS encoding TIGR00159 family protein yields the protein MEYFSTLFNQFTIKDLIDIFIVSVLFYQILSIIRGTRAVQVLVGVAVLSALYWIGITYDLFALNWLLDHLFSSFLILLIIIFQEEFKAALAKFGSGGHMFDNAKKDETIVELTEIIESLRLLSREKIGAIIVIENHQGLLNFIRSGTKLNSNLHSDLIYSIFQSKSALHDGAIIVSGGKIAAAGCFLPLSNSLGIDRNLGTRHRAALGLSELTDALILTVSEEKGTISLWKNGEREVYEELSLLFNRLKSILSRNKKNSKVIKKQLMAGK from the coding sequence GTGGAATATTTCTCCACACTCTTTAATCAATTTACCATCAAAGATCTCATCGATATCTTTATTGTAAGTGTGCTTTTTTACCAGATCCTATCCATCATTAGAGGAACGAGAGCAGTTCAGGTATTAGTTGGAGTTGCTGTATTATCAGCACTCTATTGGATTGGAATTACCTATGATCTTTTTGCATTAAACTGGCTCCTCGATCATCTGTTTTCTTCTTTTCTGATATTGCTTATCATTATTTTTCAGGAAGAGTTCAAAGCTGCGCTTGCTAAATTTGGTTCTGGTGGCCATATGTTTGATAATGCAAAAAAGGATGAAACAATAGTCGAGCTCACTGAAATTATAGAGTCTTTAAGATTGCTTTCCCGAGAAAAAATAGGGGCAATCATCGTAATTGAGAATCATCAAGGACTCTTAAATTTTATCCGCTCTGGAACTAAACTTAATTCCAATTTACACTCTGATCTGATTTATTCAATATTTCAATCAAAGTCGGCCCTGCATGATGGAGCAATTATTGTCTCTGGTGGCAAGATTGCTGCAGCTGGATGTTTTTTACCTTTATCAAATAGTTTAGGAATAGATCGTAACCTAGGAACAAGGCATAGGGCGGCCTTAGGATTGAGTGAACTCACCGACGCTCTTATACTTACTGTAAGTGAAGAAAAAGGAACGATATCTCTATGGAAAAATGGAGAGAGGGAAGTTTACGAAGAATTATCTCTTCTGTTTAATAGGTTAAAATCAATTCTTTCGAGAAATAAAAAAAATAGCAAAGTTATCAAAAAACAACTTATGGCCGGGAAATAA